The Brassica napus cultivar Da-Ae chromosome C7, Da-Ae, whole genome shotgun sequence genomic interval CCCGACATAAAGTTCAAAGGTAAACAAGGATAGAGACACAAACTTCAAAAAGTTTGATAAAACGTTATGAGAGATACAGAAATTGCCACTAGTTTGTGTGCGAAAACCTCGACATAAAGTTCAAGGGTAAACAAAGTTGCATACTTGttcaattatttataatattgttgTTTGTTTAATCACTTTTACTCATGGAACcatatagatatttttaaactcaattttaaattctatttcTATTCTGTATATACATACAATATATGAGCATGTTGCGTTGCAACtagttttgtttgatgttttaatttaataaaaaccataaaataataaatcattttattatagtattatgattgttttttgcatatgttgtttgagatttattttataattaaaactcgTTTTCTCACAtaagttcaagttaatatttgtattttataatcatggtgcatagatgagttgttataaactttatattacGGATTAGAGAAAATACTATACATAAACATTTTAACTGAACACAATCcgaaataagaaatgaaaaataaaaagaaatgaaagtttttttttgtcatcgacttttacagactcatactgactatgtaaaccaaaccgggtgatccatatccatgtgaacgacgaaagacggctgcTTCCTAACAATGCGTGCTAGTCTATTCGCCTTTATATTTTGCGTccgtggtacatagataatttctgatcgggtgaaactctctttcatgatctTGACATCATCCAAATAAGTTGCAAAAGTTGgcaattcttctggttccgaaaccatcctcaccaattgagaacaatccgttgcaaacgtaacctgaaattgacgtaaattcctcatgcATACCATTGCCCAGAGTAGCgtttccatctccgcatgaagggAAGAGAGACTAGCCCGAACATTCCTTGCCCCCAACAATCCATCAAATCCTTCTAAAGTGTTGtaccaaccttgtcctgaaaaagTATCACCctctttccatgatccatccataaaacaccatcttcctggaattgaCGGCATGGTAGTATCTACTATTTGTGGTGTTGTCCTCTGCTCTTTCAAAATATGTGTCTCAGCCCACAGTGTTGATTATGTTTCTGCCAACTTAAGCGTATCCAAAggatcaatatccaaattactaaaaactttattattcctagctttccagatataccatagTATTCATGCAAACTGATGCTCTTCCATCTGCGGAACAACTCTCCAGAACAGATTATCCAAATTTGTGAAGAGAGCACTTGTCGGAAAGATggttggatttgatggtatcttcgatagagcccaaacctgaattgctggagggcattcaaaaaacacatgatttatggATTCCTCCTGGGCTCCACATCTTCCACAACAAATATCCCCTTGTATTCCCCTTGCCTGTAAATTCTTCTTCACTGCTATACATCCTGTCACtaattgccatagaaaatgttttaactttggtgGGCAGCGTATTTTCCAGCAGTGAGCCTTCAGAACATCTACCATGGGACCAATTAATAATGGTGGTCTTTCTCTATCTGGATAAATCCGTTctacctgatatcctgatttgaccGTATATTTTCCGTTCTTTGTGAAGTGCCATCCATCTCTATCTATCCTCTGAGTCCTGCTCAGTGGTATGCTTTCTATAAGTTTTGCGTCCATTGGATCCACCAAAGCCCGAATTGCATGTGAATTCCAAGTGTGTGAGGTAGAGTCTATGAGAGACTCCACTTTAAGATATGGAtataaattgtgttgatttttatttgctggtctcgggcgagtggttgggagccatgggTCATTCCATACATAAATAGAAGAACCTGATCCCACccgtttaattagtcctttgcttaccagagatctagcagaaacaatactccgccagccatatgacggagagtaTGAACGGATCGGTTCCAAAGGTGAAGCATTTCTAAAATACCGCCCTTTGAAAACACGAGAAAATAAAGTGTTTGGCTTCTCTACCAGACGCCAAAACTGCTTACCAAGCATCGCTGTATtgaaatcagtgatgtctttaAATCCCAAACCGCCCTCGTCCTTGTCTACACATAccttgtcccatgatttccaatgcatacccCTTGTACTTCCCCAtggactccaccagaattgtgaaACCGCGCTCGTCAATTTTTTCACAGTTGCCTTAGGTAATCGATAGCAAGACATTGTATGATTTGGTAAAGCTGTGATCACTGATTtaatgatcacttcctttccgCCTTTTGTGAAAATTTTGAAAGTCCACCCATTAACTCTATTTTTTAATCGATCTTGGAGAAAGCTAAAAACTTGGATCTttgaaccccccccccccccccccccccccaaatttTCCGGTAAACCAAGGTAGGATCACATTCCTCCAAGATTCTGAATGCCCAAAATATCCCTTAATTCCTGTCTGACGGGTTCGTCgatcttatgtccaaattgaattgaggacttatcaaaatttataagctGCCCTGAAACTACTTCATATTTCTTTAAAATCCTGAGAATAGTTTGACACTCTTCCTTTTGAGCTTTGCAGAAGAAAAAGCTATCATCTGCAAAAATCAAATTAGATATCGGTGGACAAGCTCTAGCCACTTTCATTCATGTTagttgtttctctctctctgccttttttatatttgtaatcaATGCCTTAGTGcagagaataaataaatatggcGATAAAGGGTCTCCTTGACGCAAGCCTCTATTTGGAACAATGAGGCCACGTGGTTGACCATTTATAAGAACCCGATACTGAACCGAGGAAATATATTCCATCATCAATTTGATCCAATGAAGATCAAATCCCATTTTCTGCAGTACATTATACATGATACATGTTAAATACACCAATCGAATCAATGAGaacattatacatgttcttatgtactaatttaatattttattaaataagtctttcaaattttattttgctaggaattttttaaaaaggaaaatattctattttataaatctccattttatttacaattaaaaaaataaattaaatactcttttacaattttgtttaatatcttAGAAAAGGTAATTTGCTGTCATATAACctattacaattatcttctctttagaatttcagaaaaaatatattgctatcaaataattatttttagttattaataaatatttttaaaatttctatttttacaattcgtatcaatactaattttacacttcttttgttaattaaataatttttagtatcatgttcatcatcaaacacTCTCTTAAagtattatcaaataaatttttacaattcCAGTTTGGTTATGACTTAAGAATATTATACaactttcttttgtttaggttttattttataagaaagtaaaacaactatcaaatattcttttaaagttttgtaggattttagaaagaaaattaatattacataatcttttacaattatattttatctaggatttaaaaatataaaatttctatcaaatagctatttccagttaatattaactattttaaaagttgcatttttcaaaattcttttttttttcaatatcattaattttttacaatTGTATTGTTAATTGAATAATTGTTACTATCATATTTGTCATTAACTTTTTGAAGTAAGaataactattaaataaaattttacatttctCTCTCGtgaggatttaaaaaaaaggaaacaaattattaattggttaagattagaaaagaattttcttttagaattttcttttatttaatattttagaaaaagaagaagttattttcacataatagaagtttttattgacacatatcacaatcatatcatgtgaaatatttgaaattaatttagtttatattttgaactcaaaattattaaaaagtaaagttacttaattataagaaaaataagattactattacgttttaattttatttagacttttaaaaagaaaattaattattttatttcttttagattttaatacaactactttatttttaatagaaaaattctgtttaattatttatatattttgtcttatacatacaaacacatatttatcATATTCACACAATCATGTACGACaataacatcaaaattaaaagttatgttagcatcataagatgtgataaggataataaaaggttgagttgtatcaagaaattaaaacaaaatactcAGGTTATACTTTtcatgtaaatattattttgttttgtaaaaataatatgtgaaaGTTTAAACCTAAATAAAGATGTGAAATATTGGTAgctatttttttgtcataattttttaacatacaattatctattaaaaaaggaaagtaatttacataaaagaaaataataagagtacttttaaaaattttttttaattatgctttaaaaatatttttttattttaaagttagttttttcatgtttttattaaataatttattgtacttgtaggattttacaattcgtttttgtttaacatttttttcttaaaagttaatgtttatattttataattctctAACTTTAGTATCTcttaaaacaaacattataatgaaaaataataataacaataataataataataataataataacaataataatgataataataataataataataatattattaattaatatttataattaatgtttaagaaaaatcgtttttcttattttagtgtgtatatatttttattatgatatagtttaacacatatcacatttttaaatatataactaccatgtgtcacaatcatgttaattagcaattttgaagaaccaaactcaatataatcttttataattatattttcattaaaagtgaagaaaagagttgatcaaaaaaaaaagttaagaaaagaaaaattatattaaataaattgttttcaaatatattttttaggattttaaaaaggaaaatttctaaaaacattactactaaatatttttttaaaatcgtttttactattaaataatttttaaaagtagttttttctaaatttgtttttattatcttattatatattttaatcactttttactactaaataatttttaaaagtagttgtttcaaaattcgtttttattatcttattatatatttttaatcattatatatttaaacaaatgtcacaatattagaaggaaaattattatcaaataatcttttgcaataatcttttgatttggatttaagaaaagtaaaattactgttaaataatttttatgattattttttaataaaattcggttttgttaatatcttagtatatatatttttaattatgagatagattaacacatgccacaatcttaaaatatataattgtatgtgtggcgatcatgttaattatcaactttgaagaaccaagttttatataataagatatatattttttttgtgttttcattGGCCGAAATATTCAGCGTGAAATATCTTGATCGATAGGATTTAATATATAGGATAACTGATTTACTAAAAATACTAGGTGCATAGTCTCCGTGCAAGCGCGGAGTCGGCTACATTAGTCGGCTACATTATATGTGCATTGTATAGTTTTGTTTACggtattttattgtttgtttgttttttgtctATAATGTGATGGATGGAACTTTGGAAATTACATAGGCtaatgagtttgatataagaatgaatgacgaagtcatatgttgatattttcATATCTTATATGTTCAAAGTTGAGGATGATGGAACTTGTTAATGTTTACTTAGGTAGTTgtttgtatataaatcaaatagtgcatgaaaaaaaaaatttggatttcaaaatttaacaatttaaataaacaataaaataaaatttcctcTTATTTCACCAATTGTTTTTAGAAAAACATAGAattgtaatatatttaataaaacttataacatttttagaattacatacttagaaaatttattttatttatatatttttcaggaCTTTGGTATAGATGATTTGGGGTTGACAAAAAAGTCTGAAATATGGTCTAATATAATTTCTTTCTAAAAGCAGTGCTTTAAAATGTTAGGGTTTCAAAATAATTGGACATTGAATATGTGGTTTAGTCTGATACTGAGAAAACTGTTAGGACTTCAACTCCTCTTTTTCTCTATGTCGGGAATGTGGGCACTAATGTCCCGATTCATGTAGGTAAAATTGTTTCTTAGTTTGTGAGATTGAAAAACATAGATTGATTTTAAGCATGATTGATGAGAGGTTTACTTGCATCAGCTTCGTCTGCCTTGGGTGTTAGTTTCGTCGGCGGCAGATGTTAGATCTACAAGAGAGAAGGtctaaatatgttaatttcgtgttttgttttttcttttctcgtGTTTTGTGGATTCCACTCTCTGCTCATATTGTACAAAAGATGAAGTCTGGCTAGGCCGTCTCACTTCTCCGAAGTATTTCCTTGATCAACCTCCCACCAACATATATCTTCTGATTTTATCTTGCAGTCGAGGAGCTTCCTGAAAGATTATCTTTCATCTACTGTTCCGCTTGGAATGGAGAGTTCCGAAATGCCGCATAAAAAACATATTGGCAAATGACTAATGATTATCAACAACTATCACTATActaaatagaaaagaaatcaAGGTTTTTTGTTCTGCACAAAATAAAAGCTTACAACAGGGTTGTCACGGTCTTTattcaggagcaagatctttttCTTCCCAGAAACCATAGTCAATGCAATCCGTGGGAGAGAGCTATCCATGACAGAGGCTAAAGTTGCATAGATGAAAAGATAGATCAGAAACACAATGAATTTTTTAAGAATAAGGAAAATATGGGATAAGCTGTTGACTAATTACCAGTTTCAGTTGCTGGTATGTCATTCAATTTGAATTTGCCTGATTGTAATCTTGCTTGGAGCTGCCAAATATGGTATTTTACCAGtttctaggtttgtgtttgcaatcacttggagattgtcgaatagtctaatcttgactggagattgatctcaggagcacctgtgatgacttcatcaataatggttagtgagatgaaacgaatgaggaatgaatgatcagttatcttgtacatgcttgagcacctagcaacctcaaaacgatcgactttcacaatggaacatgctttcaaagatggcatataatgattagcacgtccgacgggagtaaacccatgaatcacggaatctacaaataatattattcaacaaagaatcaggaaatcaattgaaacaattatgttaaataagtttGATAGATTGAAGATttacttaccttttcatcaaggaagagaaccgtgattcccacaaactctctgtctttcttgaagttcagggaatcccagaagcgaggaagccagaggctatgctctgactacgacgaccaagacggagagactcgaaggttgagtgacggatgcCGGGACGCCGGTTTGACGAACTGGAGAagcagagagaaacattttctataaGATGGTTAaatctaagaggaatcaataaGTTTTGTGGAGACGCatattgggttcatcaaagatgagaatcatatatatatatatatggtttacatAGGGGCTACAATTCAGAAACATTTATGATCAATCGATTTCAGATGTGGACATGAATAGTttaccggtgaaaaaatagattacgaacagacacacggcgcaactctgtaactcagacttgtttgagacaatgatgaaaagaactaaaactcatgttaaacgacaacaTTTTACAATATGGAAAAATTATAACTGTTGCAAACTTGAgctttttcatataacgtgatgaatcccatttaaaaatgaaatccaTAACACACCTGTAGGCCCGACCCTCAGATGAAGCCGAAAAAGCAAgggcttccgaccttcataaatatatattaggtccggctatcaatgtacaaagtatcatttatcttagtggtataaatgttggtgtttatatttcAATAACCTGGATTTGAGCCATGAGTTTGtcactttttcacactttttaaaagtggagtCCACAAAACGCTGACGTGGCGCGTTGAGCAGTGAGTAAAAActcaactattataatatagattatcaGAAAGTAACATCTAAAGCTAAACTAAACCTTTactcaaattttgattttcttttcattAATAGTTTTATTCGAACTTAGaatttcctctctttttttttttgaaacaactCAGAATTTCCTAGTACGTAAAAATATTTGCTGAAGAGTTTAAATGGTTCAAAAGTATAATATTTCGGAATCATAGgggaactttttttttgtaaattcgTGGATCAACGATTATAAAGTTCATggataaaaacaagaaaatgaattctTCGAAAACAAAAGGAGAAGAAGCAATAACTCCCTTCAAGCATGGCTTATGCTTTGCTTGTCCTTGGGAATAGTTAATAGTCAAATGTAATCAGTGTTATCTCTTGTACAACCTGAGAATGTGACTGCTTTGCAACTGAGAGCATTTTtcagagacataatcaagttccAGGAGAATCTGCAATATATTCTTTGAAGGGAGTGTGATTTGTAGTGGAATGGAAACCGCAACACTGGTGTATGATGGGTTGGTTTAATGCTCAGAATGGTTCTGATACCTAATTGGAATTCAATGCCTTGTACATTAGATTATGTTGCGATTTGGATCTCAAAAGTAAGCAAAGTTGATAATCAAAGATGAAACAGAATCTTATTGAATTGAAAGACTGATTACAAAGACACTGATCACTATCTCTCTCGCTATTATCATCCCAGCATCACTCTTTTCTCCTCTCATTCTTCACTTGAACACTCGATACCTCCTGTCTCCAATCCCCAATCTAATATATAGATAAAGCATGAAAGATAAGAGTAACTAAACCATGCTTACTTTAAGCTAACTATAGTAACTTGCTCTTATCTAGTAAGGAGTCATTGATCATTTACCCCCTCGTATGTTCTGCACTTATCAGATTAGACATCAGGGATGGTTCAAGGTGAAAACAGAGTACAAACTAAGTAGATTGAGGGCGAGGGAGACGGTGCAACCAACGGGGGAGAACATACTGAGAAAAGAAGAGACTGTTAGGACCACCTTGATACCCTGGGAGATTGTATTTACGGATGCTGTCCATATACTCGCTGCACCAGTTAAAACTCAAGCTGCAACCATCCATACACTTGccgtcttcttcagcttctttaCGAACACTAAACACACGTGTGCGCAAGTTAAACAAGACCAAACCTTTCGCGGTCCTGTTCCACAAGTAGATAATGTCGGAGTTCAAAGGATGCATCACCACCGGGAAATAACAGGTACCAGATTCAATCAAAGACCTCAACTTGAGATCCCAAGAGAGTTGCCAAGCCTCAGGACAATCTTCGTACTTGACCAGCTTCCAAACCCGTAACGTCCATGTTTCATTCACATGGAACTCATTGAAATAAACAATGGATCCTTCTGAAGCTGTGAAGCTTCTCCTGTAGACTCGTTGAAATAAATTATCTCCAGTGACTTCATCTATCTGGCTACCGGGAAAATGTATGATACGacactcatcatcatcactaCCAGTACCTCCATAGAAATCGTAAGCTACAATAGAACTTGCGTCGAAACTAGGAGTATCCTCTGAAAGCCAGTGAAGCCTCCCGTTCAAAGCAATGGACTTGTCTTGTCTTTCCCAGACGGTGGAGTGTGGACAAGACACGTGGTGTTTCCTCCACGTCCCTGTTTCAGATGAGTAAATCATAAAGTCGAGTTTATCAGATAATCTACCGTGAGACAACATCCAGACAACCTTGTAACTCACAACAACCCCGCTCTGCATCTTCGTAACGAAACCAGTGTCACTGAAACGTTTGTTCTTACGCAAACTATCAAGATCCTGCGAGGAGAGAAACGGAGGGAGAGGGAGTTGAAACCAATCCTCCATCAAAGGGTTTCCGATGTAAAACAAAGGAGAACCATCGCTAGCTTCTGCGCAGATCGAGACCAAACCATCGGTACAAGATAAGACCAAGAGTTTTCTGATTGTGCTCTTGGCGAAGAAACGCAAGAAAGAACCAGGAGAACGATCGAGGCCCCATGTGTTGCATCCATGGTGGCCAACGATCTCGAGTGAGAGTTTGTGGGGATTGGTTTGGATGATAGACCAGGAGAGGGAGGAAGATGATTTGAAGGAGATGTAGTGATTTCTGAAGAAGTCGGAGTCGATGAGCGATCTCCATTCTTTGCTCACTGTTCTAAATCTCGCGATGCTCTTCAATGGAAATCGCGACAAGACGTTGACCAGTGCTATCTCTGGAAGATCCATTTTTCGTTTACGCGGCCTCCCCCTCCCTCTTTGATTTCTTCGATTAGGTAAGGTATTAGTAACAATCTAATCAAGATTGCGGCTCAGCAATTTAGAGCAGTAgtaccaaattttttttctttctcaacttCTGCATTTTATTAAATCTTTAACCTTTGGCCCACTAGATCTTACGAGAGATATCAGTTTTACAAAAGAGGcccaataaaacaaaatttaaataagtcCAAAAGAGGAGATAACCACATGTTAACACGTGTTTGTTCCAAGAGATTTCAATTCTGCATACTCACTTCTACGCATTTTTCATGCGAAAATTCACTCTCTGGTCTTCTGCTGTTACTCCTCCAATCTCCGTCACTCTTCACCGCATGAGAGAAAAGCCTTTTGTACCAATTCTCTTGCAGTCTTCTTTCTCTAACAGCTGCTGAATCTATCGGAGTTCCAAACCAAATCATCGGAGATGATAGCACAACAAAGACTTGTGAAGATTAAGAGCATATCCTTTGTTCGAACACTTTCACAAGGAAAGTTCCATCTCTACTGAACCTGCACACAATCGGCCGAGCTATCTGGAAAATTTTAATTCAACTATTCATCAAGAATACTTTGCGTAAATCCTTAATGGAAGAAATGATTGACTCCAATCTGACCAAGAATCAACGATAGCCAACAACAGGAAGGAATCGTCGGACTCAATCAGAATAGGtaagaaatttaaaaagaaagagGGCAACATAGACTCTGATTAGAAGAATCAGAGCTATTATTGTTCAATCCAATCCGGAGAAAACAAAGAGCTATGAGGAACAAGCCAGGCTAGATTGAAATCACTACCAAAAATCGCTTTACGGATGTATAATCCGACTAGCGAAACAAAAGATCGATCATATTGATCGAAACAAACTAATTTACATAGAAAGACCCATAATAAGAGGGGACGAAGAGAGAaagcatctctctctctctaaacaaGAGAGAGAAGGGCCTCTTTTAGTAGTACCAAAttacatttgaaaaaaaaaactaattctaTTTTTTGGGGTCAAATCTTTACATTCTAAAATACTTGAAGTTTTAAGATAATACACAATTATTAAGAAACttgtcttttatttaaaaagtaagactaaatataaattttaaattttttgaccaattacaaaatatataacaaaatattattggttacacaatttttaataaaatttaaaattacattgaaatataaaaaatatcatttattttgaaatatcaaAACTTTCTTTAAgcatcatttattttgaaacgacATTTTAGAGTAATAGTATCAAAttacatttgaaaaaaaaagactaactcatgtactttttttttggggtcaaatctaactaatgttttttttttgtca includes:
- the LOC106452448 gene encoding putative F-box protein At3g23950, with protein sequence MDLPEIALVNVLSRFPLKSIARFRTVSKEWRSLIDSDFFRNHYISFKSSSSLSWSIIQTNPHKLSLEIVGHHGCNTWGLDRSPGSFLRFFAKSTIRKLLVLSCTDGLVSICAEASDGSPLFYIGNPLMEDWFQLPLPPFLSSQDLDSLRKNKRFSDTGFVTKMQSGVVVSYKVVWMLSHGRLSDKLDFMIYSSETGTWRKHHVSCPHSTVWERQDKSIALNGRLHWLSEDTPSFDASSIVAYDFYGGTGSDDDECRIIHFPGSQIDEVTGDNLFQRVYRRSFTASEGSIVYFNEFHVNETWTLRVWKLVKYEDCPEAWQLSWDLKLRSLIESGTCYFPVVMHPLNSDIIYLWNRTAKGLVLFNLRTRVFSVRKEAEEDGKCMDGCSLSFNWCSEYMDSIRKYNLPGYQGGPNSLFFSQYVLPRWLHRLPRPQST